DNA from Ignavibacteria bacterium:
AAAGATATGTCGAATCAAATTTCGTTTCAGCACTGCCATAAAGCGATAAATATTTGTTCGTTAAATCAAATAAAATTTGTTTGTTATTTTTATTAATTTCTTTTTTTCCGTAATCATTAACGCAATACAGCACCTGCGGAATATTTTTGAAAGTAAATTCGTTTAATCCGCGAAGCCATAGTTCATAATCTTCAAGACCCTCATATTCGGGATTATACAATCCAATTTTTATTATGTCAGACTTTTTTAAAATGCTTGAAGCATGGCAGATAACGCTTTGCTTTAATAAATCTCTTTTGATTTGTTCATTTGATAAAGGGGTTTGCACGACTCTGAAAACTTTATAATTCTTCATATGAGCATACCAGTTTGATAAAATCGAAATTGATGAATCTTTTTTAATTTCTTGCACTTGCAATTCCAATCTGCTAAGAAGCGAAATATCATCGCCATCCATACGGGCAATGTAATCGCCTGAAGAATTATTAATTCCATAATTCAACGCATTTGAAATCCCCAAGTGCTCAATTTTTTTATAATTTATCCGGGAATCTTTAAATGATAAAATTACTTCTTCGGTAATGTCGGTTGAGCCGTCATTGACAATCAAAAACTCAAAGTCTTTATAAGTCTGTTTTAATATGCTTTTTATTGCAAATTTTGTCTTCTCACCTCCGTTATATACAGGCATTAAAACTGTCAGATTCATAGCATATTTTCATAAATTTTCACATATGACTCACAGACTTTAGTCCAGCTTAATTCATTATATATTTTCTTTGATTCGGATGAAATGCGGTTTTGTAATTCTTGATTTCCGTTTAGCTCAATTAAAATATTTATTAGAGAATTTTCGTCATTAAAATTAAATGCAAACCCATTAACATTGTTATCAATTAATTCTGAGCTTCCTGTTTGGTTGGTTAAGATTGGAATTAGCCCTGCCGACATACACTCAACTGCTGTTATTGAAAACGAATCGCTTTTACTTGCAGAAACATATACCGTTTTGTCTTTTAGAAAATTAGCAAAATCAACAGTATCCATTCTTTTATGAAATGTAAGTATAAGTTTCT
Protein-coding regions in this window:
- a CDS encoding glycosyltransferase; this encodes MNLTVLMPVYNGGEKTKFAIKSILKQTYKDFEFLIVNDGSTDITEEVILSFKDSRINYKKIEHLGISNALNYGINNSSGDYIARMDGDDISLLSRLELQVQEIKKDSSISILSNWYAHMKNYKVFRVVQTPLSNEQIKRDLLKQSVICHASSILKKSDIIKIGLYNPEYEGLEDYELWLRGLNEFTFKNIPQVLYCVNDYGKKEINKNNKQILFDLTNKYLSLYGSAETKFDSTYLYGNKEQLRGLKLPKLNLKYLFRYFYSFMPKFIYNKKIDLWLYWRMLILKTMFSKQKSEINKEIKEIISN